In Pseudophryne corroboree isolate aPseCor3 chromosome 2, aPseCor3.hap2, whole genome shotgun sequence, the sequence GTTTCCTGTCCCGTGTTGCCCCCTGTATAATGGATCACCTTGTGGGGAAAGCTTTGGTCGGGGGACATGTGTGCTTGTAAAGAAGACCAGATCAGGGGATGTACAAGACAGACATATTGACGAGCGATATGGCTTCCCCCAGGCCTTCTACAGTACGATCTGTCAGTGCGCCGGTAACTACGATGGTCCTATGTGCGCTGAGTGTAAGCACGGTTACATGGGGGATGACTGTAGCATACCGTACAGCGTTCTGAGGAAGGAAATCCGCCAGATGTCACTGCTAGAATGGAGAAACTTTAAGGCTGCATTGAATTACTGCAAAGTGGTGATTGACCCTTATTATTATTTAATGAAAGCTTTGGATCGCCTTAGCTCAGAGAGCTATGTGTTCATTACTGCCTCCTACTATGACGTATGGTGCTATAATCACTTCTACGCGACCCTACCTTTCATCAATAACACCCGAGAGAACAACATCATCAATTACGCCCATTATTCCACCGGCTTCCTCTCCTTCCACCGTTATCTATTGCTCAAACTAGAGAACCAGCTGCATAGGTGCATGAATGACCCAGATATTGCCATTCCTTACCTTGACTGGAGCCAGGACATTGGTAATGAACTTTTCACTGACGAGTACTTTGGATCAGTCGGCAGCAATGGAAGAATAACGGAGAACAGTGTTTTCTCCACTTGGCACGTGAGTAATTAGTAATATTATGTATTATAGCGCGCAGTGATAAGACAAGGCTGGGTACCAGACAGACACGTAGGAGAGCACGCTATAGGGTAACAGGAGTCTAGTAGATAAGGATAAGTGCTACTTATTGCATTTTACTCATGCCAGATTACAAGGTTAAAAGATGCTTAATAAGCGCCGTGATCAATTCAATTGTTGCAGCGGGGTCAGGGAATGGAGTATGGGAGGAGAACACATGTACATGGTGTGTGGACTGTAGAAAGGGGTCACTAGTGCAAGAAGAAAAAATGTCTTGTAAGTACTGTGTAcgcgtgcaccaataaagggtgtggccaaatgccacatggggcgtggccaatgaaaatgggggggtgATGCACATATGGgggggacagatacacatatgaccccaattgtgccatatacacattgccccacagtgcaagatacatattgccctacagtgccagatacacaaatgccccacagtgccagatacacaaatgctcccgcagtgtcagatatgcccccagtgccagatacacatatccccgcagtgccagatatgcccccagtgccagatacacatatccccgcagtgccagatacatattgccctacagtgccagatacacaaatgcccccgcagtgtcagatatgcccccagtgccagatacacatatccccgcagtgccagatatgcccccagtgccagatacacatatccccgcagtgccagatacatattgccctacagtgccagatacacaaatgcccccacagtaccagatacatattgccctacagtgccagatacacaaatgcccccacagtaccagatacatatttccctacagtgccagatacacaaatgcccccacagtgccagatacacaaatgcccccgcagtgtcagatatgcccccagtgccagatacacatatccccgcagtgccagatatgcccccagtgccagatacacatatccccgcagtgccagatacatattgccctacagtgccagatacacaaatgcccccagtgccagatacacatatccccgcagtgccagatatgcccccagtgccagatacacatatccccgcagtgccagatacatattgccctacagtgccagatacacaaatgcccccacagtaccagatacatattgccctacagtgccagatacacaaatgcccccacagtaccagatacatatttccctacagtgccagatacacaaatgcccccacagtgccagatacacaaatgcccccgcagtgtcagatatgcccccagtgccagatacacatatccccgcagtgccagatatgcccccagtgccagatacacatatcccgcagtgccagatacatattgccctacagtgccagatacacaaatgcccccagtgccagatacacatatccccgcagtgccagatatgcccccagtgccagatacacatatccccgcagtgccagatacatattgccctacagtgccagatacacaaatgcccccacagtaccagatacatattgccctacagtgccagatacacaaatgcccccacagtaccagatacatatttccctacagtgccagatacacaaatgcccccacagtgccagatacacaaatgcccccgcagtgtcagatatgcccccagtgccagatacacatatccccgcagtgccagatatgcccccagtgccagatacacatatccccgcagtgccagatacatattgccctacagtgccagatacacaaatgcccccagtgccagatacacatatccccgcagtgccagatacatattgccctacagtgccagatacacaaatgcccccacagtgctagatacacaaatgcccccacagtaccagatacatattgccctacagtgccagatacacaaatgcccccacagtgccagatacacaaatgcccccacagtgccagatacacaaatgcccccagtgccagatacacatatccccccagtgccagatatacccccagtgccagatacagaaattcccccagtgccagatatgcccccagtgccagatacagaaattcccccagtgccagatatgcccccagtgccagatacagaaattcccccagtgccagatatgcccccagtgccagatacagaaattcccccagtgccagatatgcccccagcgccaggtacacatatccccgcagtgccagatatgcccccagcgccaggtacacatatccccgcagtgtcagaaatgcccccagcgccaggtacacatatccccgcagtgccagatacacacatccccgcagtgtcagatatgcccccagtgccagatacagaaattcccccagtgccagatatgcccccagcgccaggtacacatatccccgcagtgtcagaaatgcccccagcgccaggtacacatgccccccccttcccctgttgcttaccacgttgctgtcctgtgtgtgaggggagagaGCAGTGTgcgcctcttctgcccctcagtctccggtgcggGTGTCACTCTACCTTCAATTAAGCACCGATACGTAAGCCAAGCaaaacttgcggtccggcagccaatcaggagtcttggctgccggtccgtgagctatgattggctcacgggcctgcaccgaattgaaggtagacactgaggggcaggagaggctcacgctgcgctctcctcccctcacgcaACAGAGAAGCGgggagcagcggagggagggagtggcggcccggcgtacccacggctaaattcttaagggtacgccgtacctgcccacttgcaccgctgaaaGGGGTGTGAATAATGTGGAAAAGCAGACTGGGGGGCGATTCTAcaacatacttaccgacaatctggctgtcCCCTCCGTGAGAAGGCAGCCAGGCAAGAGCAGCAGGGGTGTGACGATGGTGGAGGCTGACTTTAGGGGCGGGATTGGGGGCATGGCCCCATGCCCATGTCATTATGGCTCCGCCCCCTATCTAGCAATGccgataatattggcattgcaaggcaggggcGGGGCTGGGATGACGCAAATCACATCATCTGACTCCCAGACCGCCCAcagggcctgatatgcggggcggactagccctgtgctgagcttccCCCCACATGTGTATACCAGATCGTAGATGTGATGAATGTAGCACAtctgtgatcagctctgaattcGTCCCTACAGTACATAGACAGAAAAAAGTTTTGGCTGCTGGTACTATCAGGcgcctacatacagtatatgtcaaagTGCTTACGTGCAGAATGCATACaattaaaaaacatatatacaaCCCTTAAGGTCGACGTGAAAGTCCAGTTCTCACTCCTCACACTTCCTCCTCTTATTATGGTAGCATGTAAAACAGAGGGGAGAGGAaaaccacatgtgcagtacagtcatttaataacatatacacacatacatgggaCATGGACAATAAGAACATAATAAAAGGTGCAGGGTAATAGGATATtcagccttgagaaagactccaggaaCAGGAGTTGAAATGCGTTGGCGTACTTCAGCTGTGGTCAGTGTTCACGTGGTGTGCATTtccaatacatagtaacatagtatcatagtatctgaggttgaaaaaagacaattgtccatcgagttcaacctatttgtggtctcctatgcatgatgatttgactaaaatttctgactgatgctgctgtcagccgttgcattttatccctatttatagtaactataaagcatgactatgcaccatacccctggatatccttatccaataggaatttatctaacccattcttaaaggtgttgacagattctgccattacaactccctcgggcagggaattccaaacacgtattgtccttaccgtgaaaaagcctttacgccgtattgtgcggaatctcctctcctctaacctgagcgagtgtccacgagtcctctgtgttgatctaaccaaaaacaggtcccgcgcaagatctgtatattgtccccttatatatttgtagatgttgatcatatcccctcttagtctccgcttttccaatgtaaacatgcctagtctttcaagcctttccttgtattccatcgtctccatgcccttaattagtttggtcgccctcctctgtaccttttcaagctccaggatatcctttttgtagtacggtgcccagaattgtacacagtattcaaggtgtggcctcactagtgatttatataacgggagtataatactctcgtccctagcatcaataccccgttttatgcatgctaatatcttattagccttctttgctgcagtcctactttgggtactactgcttagtttgctatctatgaggacatctaagtccttttccagtacaaaatcccctaattttaccccatttagtaggtaggtgtaatttttgttcttgttaccacagtgcattgccttacacttgtctgtgttgaagcacattctccatttggctgcccatgcttctaatttaactaagtcgttctgaagagactcggcatcctcctctgtatttatagccttacacaatttggtatcatctgcaaaaattgacaccatgctctctagaccttctgttaggtcgttaatgaaaatattgaacaatagcggtcctaatactgagccttgcggcacaccacttagcacttcagtccaagttgaaaaagatccattaaccacaatgcgctgcttcctattatctaaccagtttttgacccaagtgcatattgtgcttcctagccctgattcttgtagcttgtagataagtctcatgtgtggtacagtatcgaacgctttggcaaagtctaaaaagattacatccacctctttaccctgatctaggtttgcgcttactgtttcataaaagccaagtaagttggtttgacaggatctgtccttcataaacccatgttgattccttttaatgaccttattggtttcaaggaacttctgaatactatctcttagaataccttccaatactttccccactatagatgtaagactaactggtctataattacctggttcagctttacttccttttttgaatataggcactacttccgctatacgccagtctttgggaaccatacctgatataactgaatcctcaaagatcaaagatagcggttttgccagttcagagtgaagctccattagaacccttggatgaataccatcgggccctggtgatttattaatctttaaatgttttaatcggtcacagactacttcctcgcttaaataagtacctattagtgtgatattctcattattgagattatgtgttagtccctgaattgggtcctctctagtgaatactgttgaaaaaaaaactcatttagtgtgtccactatgtcattatcatttttgcttaagactcccaacttgtcttttaaagggcctatactctccttctttaatctcttgctattaatgtatttaaagaattttttgggattcgctttgctttcctttgctactagtttttcagtttctactttagccgctcttatttcttttttgcaaattttgttacattccttatagtgctgaaatgactctgcttccccgtcacatttgtattttttaaatgctcgccttttcttgcccatatgttccttaatctttttgttaagccacatcggtttatgatttttattcctttttttgctactcataggaatacatttgagtgtatttttagctagcaggaattttagtacctcccatttctccgtagtattttttcctaaaaacaaaccttcccattcaatatccctgaaaaataccctcatcttttcaaaatttgctttgctaaagtttagagtcctagttgagccagtatagggctgtttatggaaactgatattgaatgtgaccatattgtggtcgctgtttcctaagggtttccctactataatacctgataccaaatccccattgtttgttaataccaggtctaagattgcattgtacctagttggttcctcaattagttggactaagtagttatcattaagtgtgtataaaaacatactgcccctagcagtatcacatgaatcgtttttccagtttatctctggatagttaaaatctcccatcactactatgtctcctactcctgctgctctttcaatttgctttagtaacaattcatcatcagatgcgttgataccaggcggcctatagcatacacccaatactaacttttttattcctttttccccgcatgcaatttctacccataatgtctcaaaagtgtctacagtcccctcctgaatatcttcccgtatatcaggttttaaaaacggctttacgtaaagacacacccctccaccctttttatttagtctgtctctcttaAACAGTGTATagtcctctagattgactgtccaatcatgagattcatcccaccaagtttcagtaatgcctataatatcatactgtttgcttgctgcgaggatttctagttccccctttttaccagtaatgcttctggcatttacatacatacaactaagataagtattttcccttgcgttagggacatctttcaccttatgtagcaaggatgacctgtaatcgtcattggttagtgctttggtaaaatcccttttagtacccatgttagtaaccgtactgcctgctcttaccctccccccaacttctcccccatttcgtttactaccgccatccccactattctcattgcatgacccgtagtttctagctaaaccctccccccaggctcctagtttaaactctcctccaaccctctaaccatccttcccaccagcaccgctgccccctcctcagtcaggtgcaatccgtcacgacaaaagagatggtgcctgactgagaagtccacccaatgttccaggaacacaaacccctctttcctgcaccaatccctaagccacacatttacctccctaatctccctctgcctccctggactagcacgtggcacgggtaataattccgagaatattaccttagatgtccttgccttcagtttctttcctaagtccctatagtctttcttaaggacatcccaccttccgctaactttgtcattggtgccaacgtgcaccaagaccaccgggtctttgccagcccctcccaacaatctatctacccggtccgcgatgtgccgtacccgagcccccgggagacaacagactgtatggcgatcacggtcccggtagcagattgccctatctgccttcctgatgatagaatcccctaccaccaccatctgactaggtacctctctatcttttatcccaaccgcgccagagggaccgcacctctggatgctagagggaacagtctcctccggcaccgtcatttcttcactatcatcctccgattcctcgtccaatcgggcaaatttgttcgggtttgatagttcggagatgtcgagcctccccctctttttcttccttctaactgtgacccaactggctacctgatcatcatcctcttctaccagtgacccctcccgcaactcctccaccgttctgtctaaactacgctcgagattgtgaatctccctcagtcgcgtaacggtttgctctagatcagttacctgggcttccagggcaaccgttcgcacacacctcgtgcagatgtattcacactgggccggtagctccaggtgtgcatacatcttgcacgacattcactgagtgaggtcctcaatcacagcccctcccatattgtttgtaaggtctaactccctgttactgtcAAAGAAaatgcagcaaaaataaaaagtagaagacaagcaatctcacttatacaataattaagctggcttatacttatctatctttgtgcggttattggtccttcacttttatgcagccgtagtactctctcctgcggcacctatactccacttagcagttgcagttgttccagctcactgctcctccttttcactcgcttccagctcctgctttttgctgtttaaaactcacacttagaaatccaatcagcacttggaagagacaagcccACAATGACCAGGGACTTTCCAGCTCCTGCCCGGGTGGACTTTGGAaattaaagaacttgtttgaggaCTCTTTTGGGTTCTCGGACTCTCTGGTAATTGCTTTGCAATCCCATTGTGGCTGTCACACTTGGAAATGTTATTACCCTGCACCTTTTATTATGTTCTTATTGTCCATGtcccatgtatgtgtgtatatgttattaaatgactgtactgcacatgtggtttTCCTCTCCCCTCTGTTTTACATGCTACCATAATAAGAGGAGGAAGTGTGTGGAGTGAGAACTGGACTTTCACGTCGACCTTAAgggttgtatacagtatatgttttttaATTGTATGCATTCTGCACTTAAGCACTTTGACATATACTGTACGTAGGCGCCTGATGGTACCAGCAGCCAAAACTTTTTTCCGTCTAGTAATTTGTGGTGTTCTGGAGAAACACCGTCTCTGGCTACGGCGACTATAAGGCAGCCTTTTTTTAGACTACGCGACACGCGGGACGACTTGACAGATTCCTTTTTTTTCTCTGGCCCTACAGTACATGTGTGAGACAGCTGAGGCTGAGTATTCCCGTCTATGTAATGGAATGGCTGGAATGGCTCATTCCACCATCTCCAGTCCTCCAGCTGACCTGTCTGTGTTACATTCTCCTCACAATATTATACATCATGTAGTAAGAGATGGATGTACCTGGCTCCCTTAATgtcttcctctcttcttccttctgtgcccccttTTATTATCAACACAaagcaaggtttaaaaaaaaagcaaATACTTTGGTAGGACCCACCTCCAGCGTCTTGCGGCTCACAATATTCCTGGCTGTGCTAAACGTAGGGCATCTGGAGGACCCCAGGGTGCACCACGTTTCTCACTTCCCCCTAGAATGAATAAGGATTATCTCAGATGCTACATTTCTGACCATCTTACTAATAGAATGAGATAGAGATGTGGTAGAGGGACGGCCGTGAAGTTGGGGGATTTCTTTAAGCCTGACGAGATGAAAACTTTCACAATGGCGACCTGCGCTGACTCCTAATCCATGAAACTCTGTAACGCTGGACACTAGCAGTAGGACGggagtagt encodes:
- the LOC135050441 gene encoding tyrosinase-like, encoding MEAAMLTTTLLLLCIACANAFMFIRECVDSRGPDGTFPVPCCPLYNGSPCGESFGRGTCVLVKKTRSGDVQDRHIDERYGFPQAFYSTICQCAGNYDGPMCAECKHGYMGDDCSIPYSVLRKEIRQMSLLEWRNFKAALNYCKVVIDPYYYLMKALDRLSSESYVFITASYYDVWCYNHFYATLPFINNTRENNIINYAHYSTGFLSFHRYLLLKLENQLHRCMNDPDIAIPYLDWSQDIGNELFTDEYFGSVGSNGRITENSVFSTWHLTCGGYQYPQTACLMEDCRCQNPGIERQIFDLNVPLSTRADINYCLSIDVLDTAPFTWGVTSFRNCLEGNINRYGQSATTNHNAFHMVVGGTMSQVPISCNDPCFMFHHSFIEKIFCIYSEKIQITPDDYPPDNHIYGHGANDCITPYTSCVKQKEMFVSCASLGVQYTSYRDL